A single region of the Bacillus cereus genome encodes:
- a CDS encoding M28 family metallopeptidase, translated as MRKSLKQKIVSSLLAVSLAVSLAPIGQAKADSTSEITQNSPITTQVDASRAIEHIRFLSETIGPRPGGTKSEEWASRYVGMQLKSMGYEVEYQPFQVPDQYVGFIESPLSTKRNWQAGAAPNALISTEAVTAPLIFVQGGTKLEDIPNEVNGKIVLFERGTTVADYNKQVENAVSKGAKGVLLYSLIGGRGNYGQTFNPRLTKKQSIPVFGLAYAQGNAFKEEIAKKETTMLSLKARHESNLTSLNVIAKKKPKNSTGNEKAVVVSSHYDSVVGAPGANDNASGTGLVLELARAFQNVETDKEIRFIAFGSEETGLLGSDYYVNSLSQKERDRILGVFNADMVATNYDKAKNLYAMTPDGSTNLVTDAALQAGKQLNNDLVLQGKFGSSDHVPFAEVGIPSALFIWMGVDSWNPLIYHIEKVYHTPQDNVFENISPERMKMALEVIGTGVYNSLQPTVKTGQKAA; from the coding sequence AATCACTGAAACAAAAAATAGTAAGCTCCTTGCTTGCTGTATCACTCGCTGTTAGCTTAGCTCCAATCGGACAAGCAAAAGCTGATTCCACGTCAGAAATCACACAAAATTCACCTATTACAACACAAGTTGATGCAAGCCGCGCTATCGAACATATCCGTTTCTTATCCGAAACAATTGGTCCCCGTCCAGGTGGTACTAAATCAGAAGAATGGGCCTCTCGCTACGTTGGTATGCAGCTTAAATCAATGGGCTATGAAGTAGAATATCAGCCATTTCAAGTTCCAGATCAATACGTTGGATTTATCGAATCACCATTATCCACAAAACGCAATTGGCAAGCTGGTGCTGCTCCAAATGCACTAATTTCTACAGAAGCTGTTACAGCTCCCCTTATCTTTGTTCAAGGTGGAACAAAATTAGAAGATATTCCAAATGAGGTAAATGGAAAAATTGTTTTATTTGAAAGAGGAACAACAGTAGCAGACTATAATAAACAAGTTGAAAATGCTGTTAGTAAAGGGGCAAAAGGTGTGCTTTTATACAGCTTAATTGGAGGTCGTGGAAACTACGGACAAACCTTCAATCCTCGCTTAACTAAAAAGCAGTCTATCCCTGTCTTTGGTCTTGCTTATGCTCAAGGAAATGCGTTTAAAGAAGAAATTGCTAAAAAAGAGACAACGATGCTTTCCCTAAAAGCGAGACATGAGTCTAATTTAACATCCCTAAATGTCATCGCTAAAAAGAAACCAAAAAATAGTACAGGTAATGAAAAAGCTGTTGTTGTAAGTTCACACTATGATAGTGTCGTTGGGGCACCTGGGGCAAATGATAATGCTTCTGGTACGGGATTAGTATTAGAATTAGCTCGTGCTTTTCAAAATGTAGAAACTGATAAAGAAATTCGTTTTATTGCTTTTGGTTCTGAAGAAACTGGCTTACTTGGCTCTGATTATTATGTTAATAGTCTGTCCCAAAAAGAACGCGATCGAATTTTAGGTGTCTTTAACGCAGACATGGTTGCAACAAATTATGATAAAGCAAAGAATTTATATGCAATGACTCCTGATGGATCAACGAACCTTGTAACAGATGCTGCCTTACAAGCAGGTAAACAATTAAATAATGATCTCGTTCTTCAAGGAAAATTCGGCTCTAGTGATCACGTACCATTTGCTGAAGTGGGTATTCCTTCTGCACTATTTATTTGGATGGGCGTCGATAGTTGGAATCCATTAATCTATCATATTGAAAAGGTATATCACACGCCTCAAGATAATGTATTTGAGAATATTTCACCAGAACGTATGAAAATGGCATTAGAGGTCATTGGTACAGGCGTCTATAATAGCCTTCAACCTACCGTGAAAACAGGACAAAAAGCTGCTTAA
- a CDS encoding Cna B-type domain-containing protein, whose amino-acid sequence MYLKRITSIFSIIMIFMFTIGQSFLGIVANAKELNTAGLVDSIKIDKTDLYIGQETKVTVNFSEKDGVRLKPGDTLTLTLPPELIGLNTQFDLGDYGTCTVNSGTVICTFNDKVDTRDDIKGYLNFYVQAANVGEDQKKEIETNLGTNVDKQSVTITGPTSGGGTDPGKGPFFYKTGDMRGKPGEVRWFLNANLNKEELSDDIVVADNLQEGQILNKDSFRIDIDNYLGRQNLSLQEFESKGYGKITFTGENSFQVVLYKDKARLSSFSIAYTSTITDAGKAQDFFKNDYTIDYQIYNKEPVTESGSYPVENRTAGGGAEGVPRGTLKIVKHLDKDEEKVIPNVSFELYKESGEQVGNLYKTDEKGVIEIKGLTPGKYYVKEVSAPNYIDFDPQAKVEFEVKADAVNGIKLPISNKVKTTSVAGTKMWKGDNEKDRPSSIKVELLQNEKVVDTKEVTAADGWKYKFDNLAAYDANGVVYKYEVKEQPIDGYTTEVNGYDITNTKVVQTTKVEGTKTWKDGNTEGRPTMIKVDLLQDGTVIATQEVSEATGWKYEFKDLAINNADGKVYKYEVKEQAVDGYESKVNGYDITNTKVGKTSVAGTKTWKGGTEEEHKAIKVDLLQDGTVIATQEVSKETGWKYEFKDLVAFDANGKAYKYEVKEQPVDGYESKVNGYDITNTKVGKTSVAGTKTWNDNNASDRPKTIKVDLIQKDNSPAQKETVIATQEVSEATGWKYEFENLAAYDENGVAYKYEVKEQAVPGYESKVNGYDITNTKVGETKVEGTKTWKDDNAKDRPEMIKVDLLQNGKVVDTKEVTAATEWKYTFENLQAYDADGAAYKYEVKEQAVPGYESKVNGTDITNTKVGKTKVEGTKTWNDGNATDRPTMIKVDLLQNGNVIQTQDVFAVMGWKYIFSDLAAYDAEGKAYEYTVKEQPVPGYESKVSGTDITNTKVGQTKVEGTKIWKDDNATDRPEMIKVDLLQNGTVIATQEVSKVTGWKYEFKDLVAYDAEGKAYKYEVKEQAVPGYESKVNGYDITNTKVGETKVEGTKTWNDDNAKDRPEMIKVDLLQNGKVVDTKEVTAATNWKYTFEKLQAYDANGVTYKYEVKEQPVAGYKSKVSGTDITNTKVGETKVEGTKTWNDNNATDRPSTIKVDLLQNGQVIDTKEVSKATNWKYTFEKLQAYDANGAAYKYEVKEQQVDGYKSEVNGYDITNTKVGETKVEGTKTWNDNNATDRPSTIKVDLLQNGKVVDTKEVTAETNWKYTFEKLQAYDAKGKIYKYEVKEQAVPGYESKVNGTDITNTKVGKIKVEGTKTWNDGNATDRPTMIKVDLLQNGNVIQTQDVFAVMGWKYIFTDLEAYDAEGKAYEYTVKEQPVAGYETKVSGTDITNTKVGQTKVEGTKTWKDDNATDRPEMIKVDLLQNGTVIATQEVSKATGWKYEFKDLAAYDANGVAYKYTVKEQPVAGYETKVSGTDITNTKVGETKVEGTKTWNDDNAKDRPEMIKVDLLQNGKVVDTKEVTAATNWKYTFEKLQAYDANGVAYKYEVKEQPVAGYETKVSGTDITNTKVGKTKVEGTKTWNDDNAKDRPEMIKVDLLQNGTVIATQEVSKATGWKYEFKDLAAYDANGVAYKYEVKEQAVEGYKSKVKGYDITNTKVGETKVEGTKTWNDDNAKDRPTMIKVDLLQNGKVVDTKEVTAETNWKYMFEKLQAYDENGVAYKYEVKEQPVAGYESKVSGTDITNTKVAKLTVEGTKTWNDNNATDRPSTIKVDLLQNGKVVDTKEVTAATNWKYAFADVEAYDANGVAYKYEVKEQPVAGYQSDVHGYDITNTKVGETKVEGTKTWNDNNATDRPSSIKVDLLQNGQVVDTKEVTAASEWKYTFEKLQAYDAEGKAYKYEVKEQAVEGYKSKVKGYDITNTKVGETKVEGTKTWKDDNAKDRPTMIKVDLLQNGKVVDTKEVTAAIEWKYTFGKLQAYDAEGKAYKYEVKEQPVAGYESKVKGYDITNTKVGKTKVEGTKTWNDDNAKDRPNMIKVDLLQNGTVIATQEVSKATGWKYEFKDLAAYDAEGKAYKYEVKEQAVPGYESKVSGTDITNTKVGETKVEGTKVWKDGNGEGRPEIIKVDLLQNGKVIDTKEVSAASEWKYAFTDLAAYDAEGKAYKYEVKEQAVDGYQTEVKGYDITNTKVGKTKVEGTKTWKDDNAKDRPEMIKVDLLQNGTVIAMQEVSKATGWKYEFKDLAAYDAEGKAYKYEVKEQPIDGYKSEVKGYDITNTKIGQTKVEGTKVWKDGNGEGRPEIIKVDLLQNGKVIDTKEVSAVSEWKYAFTDLVAYDTEGKAYKYEVKEQTVDGYQSEVKGYDITNTKVDQTKVEGTKTWKDDNAKERPEMIKVDLLQNGKVIATQEVSAASEWKYAFTDLAAYDANGVAYEYKVKEQPVDGYKSEVNGNDITNTKVGQTKVEGTKTWKDDNAKERPEIIKVDLLQNGQVVATQEVSEATGWKYEFKDLAAYDAEGKAYKYEVKEQPVAGYKSEVKGYDITNTKIKDEPGVDPKDPSTDPKDPSTDPKDPSTDPKDPSTDPKDPSTDPKDPSTNPKDPSTDPKDPNTNTDKNSDSKVPPTTENDKPTLLPNTGGASAEMISILGGMVLFLLGGILFARQRIK is encoded by the coding sequence ATGTATTTAAAAAGAATAACTTCGATTTTCTCGATTATAATGATTTTCATGTTTACCATAGGTCAGAGTTTTTTAGGTATAGTAGCAAATGCAAAAGAGCTAAACACAGCAGGACTTGTGGATAGTATTAAGATTGATAAAACAGATCTTTATATTGGACAAGAGACTAAAGTAACTGTAAACTTCAGTGAAAAAGATGGAGTTAGGCTGAAGCCAGGAGACACACTAACATTAACACTGCCCCCAGAATTAATAGGGTTGAATACACAGTTTGATTTAGGTGATTATGGTACTTGTACAGTCAATTCAGGTACTGTGATATGCACATTTAATGATAAAGTAGATACACGTGATGATATTAAAGGATATTTAAACTTTTACGTGCAAGCTGCTAACGTAGGAGAAGATCAAAAGAAAGAGATTGAAACCAATTTAGGTACAAATGTAGATAAGCAATCTGTAACAATTACCGGTCCAACAAGCGGTGGTGGTACAGATCCTGGAAAGGGTCCGTTTTTTTATAAAACTGGTGATATGAGAGGTAAGCCAGGTGAGGTACGTTGGTTCTTAAATGCAAACTTAAATAAAGAAGAGTTAAGTGATGATATTGTTGTGGCTGATAATTTACAAGAAGGTCAAATACTTAATAAAGATAGTTTTAGGATAGATATTGATAATTATCTAGGCCGTCAAAACTTATCACTGCAAGAGTTTGAATCTAAAGGTTATGGAAAGATTACCTTTACTGGTGAAAACTCATTTCAAGTTGTGCTTTATAAGGATAAAGCACGTCTTTCCTCCTTTTCGATTGCTTATACATCTACTATAACGGATGCCGGAAAGGCGCAAGATTTCTTTAAGAATGATTATACGATTGATTATCAAATTTATAATAAAGAGCCAGTTACTGAATCGGGTAGCTACCCAGTTGAAAATAGGACAGCCGGCGGTGGTGCTGAAGGGGTCCCAAGAGGAACGCTAAAAATTGTTAAGCACCTTGATAAAGATGAAGAAAAAGTCATACCGAATGTTTCATTTGAGTTGTATAAAGAGTCGGGTGAACAAGTTGGAAATCTATATAAAACAGATGAAAAAGGTGTCATCGAAATCAAGGGTTTAACACCAGGCAAATATTATGTGAAAGAAGTTTCAGCTCCAAACTATATTGATTTTGATCCACAGGCAAAAGTAGAGTTTGAAGTGAAAGCAGATGCTGTAAACGGAATTAAGTTGCCGATTTCTAATAAAGTGAAAACTACATCAGTTGCAGGAACGAAGATGTGGAAAGGCGATAACGAGAAAGATCGTCCAAGTTCAATCAAAGTAGAATTACTACAAAATGAGAAAGTAGTAGACACGAAAGAAGTAACAGCGGCAGATGGTTGGAAATACAAATTTGACAACCTAGCAGCTTATGATGCAAATGGAGTAGTATACAAGTATGAAGTAAAAGAACAACCGATAGATGGATACACAACAGAAGTAAATGGTTATGACATTACAAATACAAAAGTGGTACAAACAACTAAAGTAGAAGGAACGAAAACATGGAAGGACGGAAATACGGAAGGTCGTCCGACGATGATTAAAGTAGACTTACTACAAGACGGTACAGTGATTGCGACGCAAGAAGTAAGCGAAGCAACAGGCTGGAAATATGAATTTAAAGATCTGGCGATAAACAATGCAGACGGAAAAGTATATAAGTATGAAGTGAAAGAACAAGCAGTAGACGGATACGAATCCAAAGTAAATGGTTATGACATCACAAATACAAAAGTAGGCAAGACATCAGTTGCAGGAACGAAGACGTGGAAAGGTGGCACAGAGGAAGAGCATAAAGCCATCAAAGTAGACTTACTACAAGACGGTACAGTGATTGCGACACAAGAGGTAAGCAAAGAAACAGGTTGGAAGTATGAATTTAAAGATTTAGTAGCGTTCGATGCAAATGGAAAAGCATACAAGTATGAAGTGAAAGAACAACCGGTAGATGGATATGAATCCAAAGTAAATGGTTATGACATCACGAATACAAAAGTAGGCAAGACATCAGTTGCAGGAACGAAGACGTGGAACGATAACAATGCATCAGATCGTCCGAAAACCATTAAAGTAGATTTAATACAAAAAGATAACTCACCAGCACAAAAAGAAACAGTAATTGCGACGCAAGAAGTAAGTGAAGCAACAGGCTGGAAGTATGAGTTTGAAAATTTAGCAGCGTATGATGAAAATGGAGTAGCATACAAGTATGAAGTGAAAGAACAAGCAGTACCAGGATATGAATCCAAAGTAAATGGTTATGACATCACAAATACAAAAGTAGGCGAAACAAAAGTAGAAGGAACGAAGACATGGAAAGACGATAACGCGAAAGATCGTCCGGAAATGATAAAAGTAGATCTTTTACAAAACGGTAAGGTAGTAGATACAAAAGAAGTAACAGCGGCAACAGAATGGAAGTACACATTTGAAAACCTCCAAGCATATGATGCAGACGGAGCAGCGTACAAGTATGAAGTGAAAGAACAAGCAGTACCAGGATATGAATCCAAAGTAAATGGTACTGACATCACAAATACAAAAGTAGGCAAAACAAAAGTAGAAGGAACGAAGACATGGAACGATGGAAATGCAACAGACCGTCCGACAATGATCAAAGTAGACTTACTACAAAACGGGAATGTGATTCAAACACAAGACGTATTCGCAGTAATGGGTTGGAAATATATATTCTCAGATTTAGCAGCATATGATGCGGAAGGTAAGGCTTACGAATATACAGTGAAAGAACAGCCAGTACCAGGATATGAATCCAAAGTAAGTGGTACCGACATTACAAATACAAAAGTAGGTCAAACAAAAGTAGAAGGAACGAAGATATGGAAAGACGATAACGCAACAGACCGTCCGGAAATGATTAAAGTAGACCTTTTACAAAATGGTACAGTGATTGCGACGCAAGAAGTAAGCAAAGTAACAGGTTGGAAATATGAATTCAAAGATTTAGTAGCGTATGATGCAGAAGGCAAGGCATACAAGTATGAAGTGAAAGAACAAGCAGTACCAGGATATGAATCCAAAGTAAATGGTTATGACATCACAAATACAAAAGTAGGCGAAACAAAAGTAGAAGGAACGAAGACATGGAACGATGATAACGCGAAAGATCGTCCGGAAATGATAAAAGTGGATCTTTTACAAAACGGTAAAGTAGTAGATACAAAAGAAGTAACAGCGGCAACAAACTGGAAGTACACATTTGAAAAGCTCCAAGCATACGATGCAAACGGAGTAACATACAAGTATGAAGTGAAGGAACAGCCAGTAGCAGGATATAAATCCAAAGTAAGTGGTACTGACATCACGAATACAAAAGTAGGCGAAACGAAAGTAGAAGGAACAAAAACGTGGAACGATAACAATGCAACAGATCGTCCAAGCACAATCAAAGTAGACTTACTACAAAACGGTCAAGTAATTGACACGAAAGAAGTAAGTAAAGCAACAAATTGGAAGTACACGTTTGAAAAATTACAAGCTTATGACGCAAACGGAGCAGCGTACAAGTATGAAGTGAAAGAACAACAGGTAGACGGATACAAATCCGAAGTAAACGGTTATGACATCACGAATACAAAAGTAGGCGAAACGAAAGTAGAAGGAACAAAAACGTGGAACGATAACAATGCAACAGATCGTCCAAGCACAATCAAAGTAGACTTACTACAAAACGGTAAAGTAGTAGACACAAAAGAAGTAACAGCAGAAACAAACTGGAAGTACACGTTTGAAAAACTACAAGCTTATGATGCAAAAGGTAAGATATACAAGTATGAAGTGAAAGAACAAGCAGTACCAGGATATGAATCCAAAGTAAATGGTACTGACATCACAAATACAAAAGTAGGCAAAATAAAAGTAGAAGGAACGAAGACATGGAACGACGGAAATGCAACAGACCGTCCGACAATGATCAAAGTAGACTTACTACAAAACGGGAACGTGATTCAAACACAAGACGTATTCGCAGTAATGGGTTGGAAATATATATTCACAGATTTAGAAGCATATGATGCGGAAGGTAAGGCTTACGAGTATACAGTGAAAGAACAGCCAGTAGCTGGATATGAAACAAAAGTAAGTGGTACTGACATCACAAATACAAAAGTAGGTCAAACAAAAGTAGAAGGAACGAAGACATGGAAAGATGATAACGCAACAGATCGTCCGGAAATGATTAAAGTAGACCTTTTACAAAATGGTACAGTGATTGCGACGCAAGAAGTAAGCAAAGCAACAGGTTGGAAATATGAATTCAAAGATTTAGCAGCGTATGATGCAAACGGAGTAGCGTACAAGTATACAGTGAAGGAACAACCAGTAGCAGGATATGAAACAAAAGTAAGTGGTACTGACATCACAAATACAAAAGTAGGCGAAACAAAAGTAGAAGGGACGAAGACATGGAACGATGATAACGCGAAAGATCGTCCGGAAATGATCAAAGTGGATCTTTTACAAAACGGTAAAGTAGTAGATACAAAAGAAGTAACAGCGGCAACAAACTGGAAGTACACATTTGAAAAGCTCCAAGCATACGATGCAAACGGAGTGGCATACAAGTATGAAGTGAAAGAACAGCCAGTAGCAGGATATGAAACAAAAGTAAGTGGTACTGACATTACAAATACAAAAGTAGGCAAAACAAAAGTAGAAGGAACGAAAACATGGAACGACGATAACGCGAAAGATCGTCCGGAAATGATTAAAGTAGATCTTTTACAAAATGGTACAGTGATTGCGACGCAAGAAGTAAGCAAAGCAACAGGCTGGAAATACGAATTCAAAGATTTAGCAGCGTATGATGCAAACGGAGTAGCGTACAAGTATGAAGTGAAGGAACAAGCAGTTGAAGGATATAAATCCAAAGTAAAAGGTTATGACATCACAAATACAAAAGTAGGCGAAACAAAAGTAGAAGGGACGAAGACATGGAACGACGATAACGCGAAAGATCGTCCGACAATGATCAAAGTAGATCTTTTACAAAACGGTAAAGTAGTAGATACAAAAGAGGTAACAGCAGAAACGAATTGGAAGTATATGTTTGAAAAGCTCCAAGCATATGATGAAAATGGAGTAGCGTACAAGTATGAAGTGAAGGAACAACCGGTAGCAGGATATGAATCCAAAGTAAGTGGTACTGACATCACGAATACAAAAGTAGCGAAATTGACAGTAGAAGGAACAAAAACATGGAACGATAACAACGCAACAGATCGTCCAAGCACAATCAAAGTAGACTTACTACAAAACGGTAAAGTAGTAGATACAAAAGAAGTAACAGCGGCAACAAACTGGAAATATGCATTTGCAGATGTAGAAGCATATGACGCAAATGGAGTAGCGTACAAGTATGAAGTGAAGGAACAGCCAGTAGCAGGATATCAATCTGACGTACACGGTTATGACATCACAAATACAAAAGTAGGCGAAACAAAAGTAGAAGGAACGAAAACGTGGAACGATAACAATGCAACAGATCGTCCAAGCTCGATTAAAGTAGACTTACTACAAAACGGTCAAGTAGTAGATACGAAAGAAGTAACAGCAGCAAGTGAATGGAAGTACACGTTTGAAAAACTACAAGCCTACGATGCAGAAGGTAAGGCATACAAGTATGAAGTGAAAGAGCAAGCAGTTGAAGGATATAAATCCAAAGTAAAAGGTTATGACATCACAAATACAAAAGTAGGCGAAACAAAAGTAGAAGGGACGAAGACATGGAAAGACGATAACGCGAAAGATCGTCCGACAATGATCAAAGTAGATCTTTTACAAAACGGTAAAGTAGTAGATACAAAAGAGGTAACAGCAGCAATTGAATGGAAGTACACGTTTGGCAAACTCCAAGCCTACGATGCAGAAGGTAAGGCATACAAGTATGAAGTGAAGGAACAGCCAGTAGCAGGATATGAATCCAAAGTAAAAGGTTATGACATCACAAATACAAAAGTAGGCAAAACAAAAGTAGAAGGGACGAAAACATGGAACGACGATAACGCGAAAGATCGTCCAAATATGATTAAAGTAGACCTTTTACAAAATGGTACAGTGATTGCGACGCAAGAAGTAAGCAAAGCAACAGGCTGGAAATACGAATTCAAAGATTTAGCAGCGTATGATGCAGAAGGTAAGGCATACAAGTATGAAGTGAAAGAGCAAGCGGTACCAGGATATGAATCAAAAGTAAGTGGTACTGACATCACAAATACAAAAGTAGGCGAAACAAAAGTAGAAGGAACGAAGGTATGGAAGGACGGAAATGGTGAAGGCCGTCCAGAAATAATCAAAGTAGACCTACTACAAAATGGCAAGGTAATCGATACAAAAGAAGTAAGCGCAGCAAGCGAATGGAAATATGCGTTTACAGATTTGGCGGCATATGATGCAGAAGGTAAGGCGTATAAGTATGAAGTGAAAGAACAAGCAGTAGACGGATATCAAACAGAAGTAAAAGGTTATGACATCACGAATACAAAGGTTGGCAAAACAAAAGTAGAAGGAACGAAAACATGGAAAGACGATAACGCGAAAGATCGTCCGGAAATGATTAAAGTAGACCTACTACAAAATGGTACAGTGATTGCGATGCAAGAAGTAAGCAAAGCAACAGGCTGGAAATACGAATTTAAAGATTTAGCGGCATATGATGCAGAAGGTAAGGCATACAAGTATGAAGTGAAAGAACAACCAATCGACGGATACAAATCCGAAGTGAAAGGATATGACATCACGAATACAAAGATTGGTCAAACAAAAGTAGAAGGAACGAAGGTATGGAAGGACGGAAATGGTGAAGGCCGTCCAGAAATAATCAAAGTAGACCTACTGCAAAATGGCAAGGTAATCGATACAAAAGAAGTAAGCGCAGTAAGCGAATGGAAATATGCGTTTACAGATTTAGTGGCATACGATACCGAAGGTAAGGCATATAAGTATGAAGTAAAAGAACAAACAGTAGACGGGTATCAATCCGAAGTAAAAGGTTATGACATTACGAATACAAAGGTTGATCAAACAAAAGTAGAAGGAACGAAAACATGGAAAGACGATAATGCAAAAGAACGTCCAGAAATGATCAAAGTAGACCTACTACAAAATGGCAAAGTAATCGCAACACAAGAAGTGAGTGCAGCAAGCGAATGGAAATATGCGTTTACAGATTTAGCGGCATATGATGCAAACGGAGTAGCTTATGAGTATAAAGTGAAAGAACAACCGGTAGACGGATACAAATCTGAGGTAAACGGTAATGACATCACAAATACAAAAGTAGGCCAAACAAAAGTAGAAGGAACAAAAACATGGAAAGACGATAATGCAAAAGAACGTCCAGAAATAATCAAAGTAGACTTACTACAAAATGGCCAAGTGGTTGCGACACAAGAAGTAAGTGAAGCAACAGGCTGGAAATATGAATTTAAAGATTTAGCAGCATACGATGCCGAAGGAAAGGCATACAAGTATGAAGTGAAAGAACAACCAGTAGCGGGATACAAATCCGAAGTAAAAGGTTATGACATCACAAATACAAAAATCAAGGACGAACCAGGTGTAGATCCAAAAGATCCAAGCACAGATCCAAAAGATCCAAGCACAGATCCAAAAGATCCAAGCACAGATCCAAAAGATCCAAGCACAGATCCAAAAGATCCAAGCACAGATCCAAAAGATCCAAGTACAAATCCAAAAGATCCAAGCACAGATCCAAAAGATCCAAACACAAATACAGACAAAAATAGCGATTCAAAAGTTCCACCTACTACAGAAAATGATAAGCCAACATTACTTCCTAACACAGGAGGAGCATCAGCAGAAATGATTTCAATTCTTGGCGGTATGGTATTGTTCCTTTTAGGTGGAATTCTATTTGCTCGTCAGCGAATAAAATAA
- the argS gene encoding arginine--tRNA ligase, giving the protein MNSLEQVKGLIKEEIQAAVLKAELATEEQIPNVILESPKDKTNGDFSTNMAMQLARVAKKAPRMIAEELVANFDKAKASIEKIEIAGPGFINFYMDNSYLTDLIPTIVNAGEAYGETNTGKGEKVQIEFVSANPTGDLHLGHARGAAVGDTLCNVLAKAGYDVSREYYINDAGNQIHNLALSVEARYMQALGLEKEMPEDGYHGADIIGIGKRLAEEFGDRYAKADAEESYEFYRSYGLKYELAKLQKDLESFRVKFDVWFSETSLYKNGKIDAALAVLKERDEIFEEGGATWFRSMTYGDDKNRVLIKNDGSYTYLTPDIAYHRDKLERGFDKLINIWGADHHGYIPRMKAAIQALGYDKETLEVEIIQMVQLYQNGEKMKMSKRTGKAVTLRELMEEVGVDAMRYFFAMRSGDSHLDFDMDLAVSKSNENPVYYAQYAHARVCSILRQGEELGLATGGDVNYKLVTSEKEVELLKKLGEFPAVVADAAQKRLPHRITSYAFELAAALHSFYNAEKVLNQDNLELSKARYELMKAVRTTLQNALAIVGVSAPEKM; this is encoded by the coding sequence ATGAATTCTTTAGAACAAGTAAAAGGATTGATTAAAGAAGAAATTCAAGCCGCTGTATTAAAGGCAGAATTAGCGACAGAAGAACAGATTCCAAACGTTATATTAGAATCTCCAAAAGATAAAACAAATGGTGATTTCTCTACAAATATGGCAATGCAACTTGCACGCGTTGCGAAAAAAGCGCCTCGTATGATTGCAGAAGAATTAGTTGCAAACTTCGATAAAGCAAAAGCTTCTATTGAAAAAATTGAAATCGCTGGTCCTGGTTTCATTAACTTCTACATGGATAATAGCTACTTAACAGACTTAATCCCAACAATCGTAAACGCTGGTGAAGCTTACGGTGAAACGAATACTGGTAAAGGTGAAAAAGTGCAAATTGAGTTCGTATCTGCGAATCCAACAGGCGATCTTCACTTAGGACATGCACGTGGTGCAGCGGTAGGTGACACTTTATGTAACGTATTAGCAAAAGCAGGATACGATGTATCTCGTGAGTACTACATTAATGATGCTGGTAACCAAATTCATAACTTAGCTCTTTCTGTTGAAGCTCGTTACATGCAAGCTTTAGGCTTAGAGAAAGAAATGCCAGAAGACGGTTATCATGGTGCGGATATCATTGGAATCGGTAAACGTTTAGCTGAAGAGTTTGGCGATCGTTACGCAAAAGCTGATGCAGAAGAAAGCTATGAGTTCTATCGTTCATACGGTTTAAAATATGAGTTAGCAAAACTTCAAAAAGACTTAGAAAGCTTCCGTGTTAAGTTCGATGTATGGTTCTCAGAAACATCATTATACAAAAACGGAAAAATCGATGCTGCACTTGCAGTATTAAAAGAGCGTGATGAAATCTTTGAAGAAGGCGGAGCAACTTGGTTCCGTTCAATGACTTACGGTGACGACAAAAACCGTGTATTAATTAAAAACGATGGTTCTTACACATACTTAACGCCAGATATCGCTTACCACCGTGATAAATTAGAGCGTGGTTTCGATAAGCTAATCAACATTTGGGGTGCCGACCACCACGGTTACATTCCTCGTATGAAAGCTGCTATTCAAGCACTTGGTTACGATAAAGAAACACTTGAAGTAGAAATCATCCAAATGGTACAACTGTACCAAAATGGTGAAAAAATGAAGATGAGTAAGCGTACAGGTAAAGCAGTTACACTTCGTGAGCTTATGGAAGAAGTAGGCGTGGACGCAATGCGTTACTTCTTCGCAATGCGTAGCGGTGATTCTCATTTAGACTTTGATATGGACTTAGCTGTATCAAAATCTAATGAAAACCCAGTATACTATGCACAATATGCTCATGCTCGCGTATGCAGTATCCTTCGTCAAGGTGAAGAGTTAGGATTAGCTACAGGCGGAGACGTGAATTACAAACTTGTTACTTCTGAGAAAGAAGTAGAGTTACTGAAAAAACTTGGTGAATTCCCAGCTGTAGTTGCGGATGCAGCGCAAAAACGTCTGCCACACCGCATTACAAGCTATGCATTTGAATTAGCAGCAGCATTACACAGCTTCTACAATGCAGAAAAAGTATTAAACCAAGATAACTTAGAATTAAGTAAAGCTCGTTACGAATTAATGAAAGCAGTACGCACTACACTTCAAAATGCATTAGCAATCGTAGGAGTATCTGCACCAGAAAAAATGTAA